A DNA window from Oncorhynchus tshawytscha isolate Ot180627B linkage group LG13, Otsh_v2.0, whole genome shotgun sequence contains the following coding sequences:
- the crybb1l3 gene encoding crystallin, beta B1, like 3 isoform X1, protein MYIYPYSGGLIPTLRLIFLDVRSSLVPDNQPLDSTMSHSGAQGSIGSHPAMGLRAHKMYLFEFENFQGRMMECITECRNLCEKGFERIGSIRVECGPWVGYEQQNLSGEMFMLEKGEYPRWDTWSNSYRCDRFMSVRPVRMDTQDHKICLFECNNFEGRKMEVCDEDIPSLWSYGFQDRVASIQVTGGTWVGYQYPGYRGYQYVFECGVFKHWNEWGAHHPQIQSIRRVRDMQTHRRGCFEWTV, encoded by the exons atgtatatatatccCTACTCTGGGGGCTTGATTCCAACTCTTAGGCTTATCTTTCTGGACGTCCGTTCCTCCCTTGTACCTGACAACCAGCCGCTTG ATTCAACCATGTCCCACTCCGGAGCCCAGGGCAGCATTGGGAGCCACCCAGCCATGGGGCTGCGTGCCCACAAA ATGTACCTGTTTGAGTTTGAGAACTTCCAGGGTCGTATGATGGAGTGCATCACTGAGTGCCGTAACCTGTGTGAGAAGGGCTTTGAGAGGATCGGCTCCATCAGGGTGGAGTGTGGACC CTGGGTGGGCTATGAGCAGCAGAACCTGAGTGGAGAGATGTTCATGCTGGAGAAGGGAGAGTACCCCCGCTGGGATACCTGGAGCAACAGCTACAGGTGTGACCGCTTCATGTCCGTCAGGCCCGTTCGCATG GACACCCAGGACCACAAGATCTGCCTGTTTGAGTGTAATAACTTTGAGGGCCGTAAGATGGAGGTGTGTGATGAGGATatccccagtctgtggtcctaTGGCTTCCAGGACCGTGTGGCCAGCATCCAGGTCACTGGTGGAAC TTGGGTTGGCTACCAGTACCCCGGTTACCGTGGCTACCAGTACGTGTTCGAGTGTGGTGTCTTCAAGCACTGGAACGAGTGGGGCGCCCACCATCCCCAGATCCAGTCCATCCGTAGAGTGAGGGACATGCAGACACATCGCAGAGGCTGCTTTGAGTGGACCGTCTAG
- the crybb1l3 gene encoding crystallin, beta B1, like 3 isoform X2, which yields MGGKDSTMSHSGAQGSIGSHPAMGLRAHKMYLFEFENFQGRMMECITECRNLCEKGFERIGSIRVECGPWVGYEQQNLSGEMFMLEKGEYPRWDTWSNSYRCDRFMSVRPVRMDTQDHKICLFECNNFEGRKMEVCDEDIPSLWSYGFQDRVASIQVTGGTWVGYQYPGYRGYQYVFECGVFKHWNEWGAHHPQIQSIRRVRDMQTHRRGCFEWTV from the exons atggggggcaAAG ATTCAACCATGTCCCACTCCGGAGCCCAGGGCAGCATTGGGAGCCACCCAGCCATGGGGCTGCGTGCCCACAAA ATGTACCTGTTTGAGTTTGAGAACTTCCAGGGTCGTATGATGGAGTGCATCACTGAGTGCCGTAACCTGTGTGAGAAGGGCTTTGAGAGGATCGGCTCCATCAGGGTGGAGTGTGGACC CTGGGTGGGCTATGAGCAGCAGAACCTGAGTGGAGAGATGTTCATGCTGGAGAAGGGAGAGTACCCCCGCTGGGATACCTGGAGCAACAGCTACAGGTGTGACCGCTTCATGTCCGTCAGGCCCGTTCGCATG GACACCCAGGACCACAAGATCTGCCTGTTTGAGTGTAATAACTTTGAGGGCCGTAAGATGGAGGTGTGTGATGAGGATatccccagtctgtggtcctaTGGCTTCCAGGACCGTGTGGCCAGCATCCAGGTCACTGGTGGAAC TTGGGTTGGCTACCAGTACCCCGGTTACCGTGGCTACCAGTACGTGTTCGAGTGTGGTGTCTTCAAGCACTGGAACGAGTGGGGCGCCCACCATCCCCAGATCCAGTCCATCCGTAGAGTGAGGGACATGCAGACACATCGCAGAGGCTGCTTTGAGTGGACCGTCTAG